Proteins from one Triticum aestivum cultivar Chinese Spring chromosome 7A, IWGSC CS RefSeq v2.1, whole genome shotgun sequence genomic window:
- the LOC123150577 gene encoding uncharacterized protein isoform X2, producing the protein MGFDLSISTSTRPALFIILVPDIHHMTILLCCIKNNCVRTIPAESIDDKTKLKGFSEFENTYYKRPKINGRCWCHTFEVLMETNKHLCRKAIEMCKSQSQQGMVILPAEKKSRIVDLTWQPCISFGYTNLPLSLGAGISDLNEGSQGATAFSLYRKDKASERPCEIEIDLLKKVKLVFLMSLLKLKLVCAN; encoded by the exons ATGGGATTTGATTTGTCAATATCCACAAGCACACGACCTGCACTTTTTAT CATTCTCGTGCCTGACATTCATCACATGACCATTCTACTATGTTGCATCAAGAACAATTGTGTCCGCACAATACCTGCAGAATCAATCGAT GACAAGACAAAGTTGAAAGGATTTAGCGAATTTGAGAATACATATTATAAAAGACCCAAGATAAATGGCAGATGTTGGTGCCATACTTTTGAAGTGTTGATGGAAACTAACAAGCATTTGTGTCGTAAAGCAATAGAAAT GTGTAAATCACAGTCACAACAAGgtatggtgatcctgccggcggaAAAGAAGTCACGGATTGTTGACCTTACATGGCAACCTTGTATCAG TTTTGGCTATACAAACTTGCCTCTCTCCTTGGGAGCCGGAATCTCTGACTTGAACGAGGGAAGTCAGGGAGCTACAGCGTTCTCCTTGTATAGAAAAGATAAGGCAAGTGAGAGACCTTGTGAAATTGAAATTGATCTTCTTAAAAAAgtgaaattagtttttttaatgAGTCTTTTGAAATTGAAATTGGTATGTGCGAATTGA
- the LOC123150577 gene encoding uncharacterized protein isoform X4: protein MGFDLSISTSTRPALFIGSILVPDIHHMTILLCCIKNNCVRTIPAESIDDKTKLKGFSEFENTYYKRPKINGRCWCHTFEVLMETNKHLCRKAIEMCKSQSQQGMVILPAEKKSRIVDLTWQPCIRILKLMVL from the exons ATGGGATTTGATTTGTCAATATCCACAAGCACACGACCTGCACTTTTTAT CGGCAGCATTCTCGTGCCTGACATTCATCACATGACCATTCTACTATGTTGCATCAAGAACAATTGTGTCCGCACAATACCTGCAGAATCAATCGAT GACAAGACAAAGTTGAAAGGATTTAGCGAATTTGAGAATACATATTATAAAAGACCCAAGATAAATGGCAGATGTTGGTGCCATACTTTTGAAGTGTTGATGGAAACTAACAAGCATTTGTGTCGTAAAGCAATAGAAAT GTGTAAATCACAGTCACAACAAGgtatggtgatcctgccggcggaAAAGAAGTCACGGATTGTTGACCTTACATGGCAACCTTGTATCAG
- the LOC123150577 gene encoding uncharacterized protein isoform X1, which translates to MGFDLSISTSTRPALFIGSILVPDIHHMTILLCCIKNNCVRTIPAESIDDKTKLKGFSEFENTYYKRPKINGRCWCHTFEVLMETNKHLCRKAIEMCKSQSQQGMVILPAEKKSRIVDLTWQPCISFGYTNLPLSLGAGISDLNEGSQGATAFSLYRKDKASERPCEIEIDLLKKVKLVFLMSLLKLKLVCAN; encoded by the exons ATGGGATTTGATTTGTCAATATCCACAAGCACACGACCTGCACTTTTTAT CGGCAGCATTCTCGTGCCTGACATTCATCACATGACCATTCTACTATGTTGCATCAAGAACAATTGTGTCCGCACAATACCTGCAGAATCAATCGAT GACAAGACAAAGTTGAAAGGATTTAGCGAATTTGAGAATACATATTATAAAAGACCCAAGATAAATGGCAGATGTTGGTGCCATACTTTTGAAGTGTTGATGGAAACTAACAAGCATTTGTGTCGTAAAGCAATAGAAAT GTGTAAATCACAGTCACAACAAGgtatggtgatcctgccggcggaAAAGAAGTCACGGATTGTTGACCTTACATGGCAACCTTGTATCAG TTTTGGCTATACAAACTTGCCTCTCTCCTTGGGAGCCGGAATCTCTGACTTGAACGAGGGAAGTCAGGGAGCTACAGCGTTCTCCTTGTATAGAAAAGATAAGGCAAGTGAGAGACCTTGTGAAATTGAAATTGATCTTCTTAAAAAAgtgaaattagtttttttaatgAGTCTTTTGAAATTGAAATTGGTATGTGCGAATTGA
- the LOC123150577 gene encoding uncharacterized protein isoform X3, translated as MTILLCCIKNNCVRTIPAESIDDKTKLKGFSEFENTYYKRPKINGRCWCHTFEVLMETNKHLCRKAIEMCKSQSQQGMVILPAEKKSRIVDLTWQPCISFGYTNLPLSLGAGISDLNEGSQGATAFSLYRKDKASERPCEIEIDLLKKVKLVFLMSLLKLKLVCAN; from the exons ATGACCATTCTACTATGTTGCATCAAGAACAATTGTGTCCGCACAATACCTGCAGAATCAATCGAT GACAAGACAAAGTTGAAAGGATTTAGCGAATTTGAGAATACATATTATAAAAGACCCAAGATAAATGGCAGATGTTGGTGCCATACTTTTGAAGTGTTGATGGAAACTAACAAGCATTTGTGTCGTAAAGCAATAGAAAT GTGTAAATCACAGTCACAACAAGgtatggtgatcctgccggcggaAAAGAAGTCACGGATTGTTGACCTTACATGGCAACCTTGTATCAG TTTTGGCTATACAAACTTGCCTCTCTCCTTGGGAGCCGGAATCTCTGACTTGAACGAGGGAAGTCAGGGAGCTACAGCGTTCTCCTTGTATAGAAAAGATAAGGCAAGTGAGAGACCTTGTGAAATTGAAATTGATCTTCTTAAAAAAgtgaaattagtttttttaatgAGTCTTTTGAAATTGAAATTGGTATGTGCGAATTGA